The stretch of DNA AAACTTAGTAATAACGTTTGTTATAGCATGATATTTAGCAAATCACAAAAAACTGCTGATATAAATACAGATTATATTCTCTAAACTTAGAAGCATGACAAACTGAGTACAAGAAAAGTATTGGCAAAATGATGGGACACAGAACTCTACCAGTATGGCTGCACTACAAACGAAGCTTCAACACAGTAAGGCAGTTTTGACAGAGCTTACTGTTGCTATGAGAAAGTTCAAGGTTGCTTTGAAACTGTTCTATAAAATTGGCGCATAatcattaaattaatttgagACCAAAGAAAGTTTCTTGTAAGTATAACTGTGTAATACCTTTTTAATGTCATTTTCCTCATTTTACTTTACAATTATTGTAAATTGCTTTAAATGATTTACAAAATTGGAGTCCCATAAAATATTACTCAACAAAAAAGTTAACTATCATAAACAAATCAAACTTCATGAgactaaaaaaaaagtttaaaaagtaCCTATGCCTCCGTGACGATCGGTATCTGTTGCAGTCTCTAGCGTAATGTCCGCGATCTCCGCAATCATAACACCTGTCATCCGGGTGAAATGGTTTTCCACGAGATCGGGGAGGCGGGCCGCGATAACGTCCATTACCGCTTTTCCCGTTGGACATCTCAACTCTAGCTCTTCGCCCGCATATCGTCCGGCCATCTGTAGGGAGACAAAATATTAGTGTGTAAGTTGGTTCAAAATAGTGGCAAGCATACATTTTTCTACTCGCACTCTGTGACTGCCGATTCTATGACCATCTGATAAATGAAGATGAGAAAATTTAGTTAATAtagtataataaaattattatttattaaagtgGACTGTTTTTTGAAGAACCTCGATAGATTTTGCATACTTTTGATATTCCTTTGTGTATTTGGATATAATGTATGGGACATAGGTTTTCAGAAAAAGTTGCTCTATATACATAACCAATTTTGATGATACCCAATATATCAATTTTACTATAATCACAGATAGTGTTTTCTTATAAGAGGACTGAAATTACTATTTCTTATAAAAGTATCTCACTTTCTTAACTATAAATGGTTATAGCTTATGTTGGAAGTagtaataaaaatgacaaatctCTGTAAGTTTTAACTAATCTACTATAAACCTACTAAAGTTTCTGAAATAAAGTGCATGAAAGTTTACAAATTGACAACATACAAGTGGAAATACAAATATCAGAGAAGGAATCATCAAATGAGCATGTAGCTGTCTACTGTTTAAATATGGAGAAAAGTTATTGAAACTGTGAGATTGTAGGCACAATATTTGAAAATGAGTGAATATAAGATATATGATGCACACAAGTAGAGCTTTTCTGAAACTCAGCGAATTCTCATATACAAAAACACAATATATGGAATCACAAAAGTATCCATTCTAAAAGTACAGCTCAACAACTTGATTCAAAAACATATCTATACTGTTTGGCATTTGttgtttacaaataatatttattacatattaaaGATAATACCTAAAATGGAAAAATCACAAAataagtaattaagtataaagCACAAACTAGCTGCCACTTGAGATTAGTGAGATAAATGAGTCATAAAtggtgttttatactttttgtcagTGCTAAACTTACATTATCCTAAAAATAGAAATGAAGACAAAAACAATAGTCCACTGCAATAAGTCTCAGAAGAAATTTCTTATTTACTTCAAGCATAAATTTACATTTACTTTTGTACACAGTGTATGTTTTATATATTCCTGATTATACAAttccaaaaacaattttttttctccatCAGTGGCAGATATGACACCTGACCGTCGGCGCACAAAAATTAAActttactaataaaaaaaattacaaaaaaagtgtTTAAACTGGTCAATTACGGTGTTTTCATAACAAAAAACTGTAATAAAACATGTATCAGAAGTTCTAGGGCACAGAAATATGCAGTTGATTATTTCATAAATAATAATTGGTATAAAcatctaaaaataaacaaaaaaaaaagttaatgaACAAGAAAcaccaaaaaactaaaaactcGGGGATCAACAAAAAACAGTTTAGAACAACATCGGTGTTACCTAATCCTCGAATAGCATCTTCTGCATCTCTGGCGTCTTCGAACTCTACAAAAGCAAAGCCGGGTGGATTCCTGGCTACCCAAACGTTTCGTAGGGGTCCATAATATTTAAAAGCATCTTCGATTTCCTGTTTCGAGGCACTATTTCCTAAATCTCCAACATATACTTTACAGTCTGAATATCGAGACATCTTGATGAGGTACCTAGGAGGAAACAGCAAGAATGCTATTGATTTTGACTCAGTTCAACCGGTATGTTTTATTTATGTCATTCTTTGAGTCCCTTAGAAATTTTGTAACTTACCTCTTTAGCACTACAATAAAATTAAACCCCGCGAGGAGGTTGTAAATCTTTCACAAAATACCAGatgtaatttaaatttattatacaaTTTAAAACAATATGGATGCTCTTTCGTTCTTAAACCCGCTTTACGCTTTACTTCGACCGGTATCTGTTTCCGGCTTGTCTTCTTGTAGCTTGGTTTACAGTTCTACAACTTGCAAAAATAAAATTCACGAACAGGTATACACTTCATTTGTTCTTGAGAATTTTGAATGAATTACAATACATGAGTGAAAATAAAtgatataaacatttaaaaaaatattatataagtatgGCAAATCAGTCTGCTActtaatttaaatttgttttacgCAAATTATTATACAAGGGATTTAGTTTAGAACTTTGAATGAAACATGGATAATGATGTTGGTTATGCAATGACAAATCATATGACATATGTCATATTATATACACCGcgtattttaaatttaag from Diabrotica undecimpunctata isolate CICGRU chromosome 4, icDiaUnde3, whole genome shotgun sequence encodes:
- the LOC140440274 gene encoding serine/arginine-rich splicing factor 7-like isoform X1; the encoded protein is MSRYSDCKVYVGDLGNSASKQEIEDAFKYYGPLRNVWVARNPPGFAFVEFEDARDAEDAIRGLDGHRIGSHRVRVEKYGRTICGRRARVEMSNGKSGNGRYRGPPPRSRGKPFHPDDRCYDCGDRGHYARDCNRYRSSRRHRSRSRSRSRSRDRRSRSRSNTRSRSRSRNRSRSDSRKRSRSRSRSNEKHSRSRSPRSRSRSHSRSVKENGNAKD
- the LOC140440274 gene encoding serine/arginine-rich splicing factor 7-like isoform X2; translated protein: MSRYSDCKVYVGDLGNSASKQEIEDAFKYYGPLRNVWVARNPPGFAFVEFEDARDAEDAIRGLDGHRIGSHRVRVEKYGRTICGRRARVEMSNGKSGNGRYRGPPPRSRGKPFHPDDRCYDCGDRGHYARDCNRYRSSRRHRSRSRDRRSRSRSNTRSRSRSRNRSRSDSRKRSRSRSRSNEKHSRSRSPRSRSRSHSRSVKENGNAKD
- the LOC140440274 gene encoding serine/arginine-rich splicing factor 7-like isoform X3; protein product: MSRYSDCKVYVGDLGNSASKQEIEDAFKYYGPLRNVWVARNPPGFAFVEFEDARDAEDAIRGLDGRTICGRRARVEMSNGKSGNGRYRGPPPRSRGKPFHPDDRCYDCGDRGHYARDCNRYRSSRRHRSRSRSRSRSRDRRSRSRSNTRSRSRSRNRSRSDSRKRSRSRSRSNEKHSRSRSPRSRSRSHSRSVKENGNAKD